CTCAATGCACCCAAGCGAAGAGGGAccataagaagagaaagaggaagagacagagaagggaagtAAACGGATAcagcaaaggaagaaaagggcgagggaaggagcTAGGGTGGGGCATaagggatagacagaaagaaggaagggagggaggggggggagaagaaggaatgagaaaggaatGGTGTGTTGATGTCTTCTGTGGTGGAGAAAAGAGaccagaaaggaaaggagggagacgtCAGGGGCTGTGTGTGCGCACTCATTTAAACAAGCCTGGGAAGAGTGGCAGCCTTTCACCCTTCGAGGATGCGATGGGCGgctatcaggggggggggggaagcgactCAGGGAAGGGGAGTAACTTAGGGTAAGGAGAGTGACTCAGGGGAAGAAGAGTGACtcaagggaaggggagtgaatcAAGGGAGGGAAAGTAACTCAGGGGATGAAGAGTGACTCAGGGGAAGGAGAGTGACtcaggggaaggagagtgaatcGAGGGAGGGAAAGTAACTCAGGGGAAGAAGAGTAACTCAGGGGAAGGAGAGTGACTCAGGGGAAGGGAAGTAACCTAAGGGAAGGAGAATGActcaggggaaggggagtgacctAGGGGAGGAAAGTAACTCAGGGGAAGGGATCCTGACGTTCTGGGGTCCTAGGTTCTTTGGGGGTCTGGGGTCTCAAGGTCGTGGGGTCTGAGCTACACAGAGTCTGAGGCCTGGGGTCTAGACTGTATGGGGTTCTGATATCCTGGGGTCTGGGGCTTGGAGTCTGGGGTCTGGGATTCTGGGATTCTGGGATTCTGGGATTCTGGGATTCTGGGGTCTGGGATTCTGGGGTCTGGGATTCTGGGGTCTGGGATTCTGGGATCCTGGGATTCTGGGATCCTGGGATCCTGGGATTCTGGGATCCTGGGATCCTGGGATTCTGGGATCCTGGGATCCTGGGGTCTGAAATCTTGGTATcttggggaggaaggggcgaggaggtTCACACGCCAACTGTGGTCGAAGGATAATGCAATCAGGTTTACTTCAAGTTCTGAATTATTTTTTATCGCTCTGTTCCCTACACGTGCAGAGGCTACACGATGCGGTGCATAGGGAGCGAacgatgtcaaaaaaaaaaaaaggaattgaaaaagaaaataaaaaaagagagagaaagaaaatgaataattacaattacaaaggagacgaaaagaagagaatgatgatggtgaaagggaaagaaggagaggaagtaaatgaagaagaggagaagaaatggaagaggagagtggtgatggccaaagaagaagaagaaaagagaaatgataagtgtgaagagataaagaggatgatggcgaaggcaacgaaaaaaaaatgagatgaaaaagatAACAGATAAGCAGATGAgaagaacataagaaaaaaaagagaaagaagaaaaagtaaaatgatgagaaaaggaaaacggagaaggagaatgaagatcaatagaataaacagagaaatggataaaacgagaaagaaaacgaaattgagggagagaaagaatagaggaagagacagaaaagaaaagagtaaacagaAATAACGACCGAGAGGAAAGCTGGCCGGACGAGAATGACATAGattaatgttattctttttattatttttattcttattcttatccatgTCCTTGTTCTTACTCATATTCTTTTGccaaatcttatttttatttcaatcctACTGGCATTCCTCTTGTCTTTATCACTTCCCTtgcctattcttattatcattattctattcttgttcatcttcttcttcttcttcttcttctattaccatacatcttctcctcctccctcctctttccctcctcctccttctctttgtcttcctcctcctcatcttcttcttttccttcctcttcttcttctcctttttctcctcctcctcctcctcctctttccctcctcctccttccctcctcctcctcattctttttttcttttcctccttcttcttctttcccttcttcttcttttccttcttcttcttcattttctttttctttttctttttctttttctttttctttttctttttctttttcttcttctccttcttcttcttctccttcttcttcttcttctctcacatCGTTATCATTACGTTTCTTGCCTGTTTCCGCAGCGTGAGttgatatcttttattttcttttgatgattATGTTTGAACGCGATACAATCCTATTCTCCGACATTTCCATTGATTCTTATGAAGCCTTTCTGCTGACTATAACAATTTATTGCATGACTTCCATGTGCACGTTGCAATCATGCAGAAAAGATGATGGCTATTTTAAGAAACGCGAGAAGAAAATTATTCATTTCTTTGCCTCATAATACGCACTTATCCAGGTAATATCAGAAAACTCGGGCAGGTAAGTTACGATTGTTCAAAAGAAGGGTTTctttactttcatatatatagaaaaaaaggaaaaaaagaaaaagaaaatcaaatgcatcaacggatgggaaaaaaaaggcatgaatgtatccaaagaaaaaggaagaatgtaTATAGGGAATAAGAGAATATAAAACAGTGGAAAGAGATattaaaatggaacaagaaaTCAGAACCGAACTAGCCCTTCCAATCTGCAGATcaaccctacccctttccccctctctccctccctccccaccccaccccacccgcccTGCAaccccgctgccccccccccccaaaaaaaaaaaaaatagacaaatacaaaaaaagaaaactcctAAATAAACCAATATCTCCCTCTATACCAACAAACCATCCCTAACAAAGAGTAAGTAATTAAAACAAGTGGATGTCTGACAGGGCTCACTTGAAcctcccctgtccccctccctcttcctcccccctacacccctATGCTCCCTATAAGGTCTTGCCATTGGTAACTGCAGTTCCGTAGCAAAGTCATTTCACGGCAGCAATTGCACACACTTCTCCCTGTGGCATTGCAAgcttggggggagagggggaaggagggagagaacgtgtgtgtgtgtgtgttgagggtcaggggaggggtaaggggatgggtaagagggtaaggggacgggaaggaggaaggggaaggggaggagaagggggaagagggaaggggggaagggaagggtgggagttAGCGTGCAACATGCGAAGCGGCAGTGTCATTGCAACAACAACTGCTGCCCTCCCTTCACTCTATTGAAACTCTCTTTATTGCACAGATATTTTTTTCGACGACGAGCGTTTTGTGATGTTGCAGTTTGTCGCTATGTCCTGCCATCAGCGAACGTTCTCATTTGGCGAGATGGGAAAGCGTTAACTGAATGGATGGGATGgaagcggagagggagggagagaaagagagatcgagatagatagatagatagacagagagatagataaacagacagatagatagatagatagatagagagagagagagagacagacatagagagagagagaataaacatacagagaaagagaattagatagCCAGGCCAAGGAGACAAGGAGAAGGGCATAgatatagttaaatagatagatacatagattgaagatagagggacagagaaacagataggaagatggatagataggtagatatatatagagagagatagatagatagatagacagacagatagataggtagataaatagatagatagatagtcagagagaaagagagagacagaccaatAGACATAGAAAGGGCAGACAAGCAGAcatgtaacaaaaacaaaaatgataaccgatctccaaccccaaaaaaacatgaaaaaaacatacatgagaaagacagaaaaaaaactaatttaccaAATAAGTCTCGGATAGACATATAATTTCTCGTAATCATCGCAACACAAAAACTATTTTACATATCTATGCGCCAGAACTGACTAGCGCAACCAACTGCTTTATCCTGTCTATTCTTCGGCCTCTATTGTTCAGTCCCGCACTAATTCATAAAAGTTCTTTTCGACAATGTcacacggggggaaggggggaggtggaagggggtatAAGGGGGGCGAAGACCTCCCACTGGGGAAGCGCCTGGGGGAGCGAGTtccgggggtaggggggtagagggggagggggtgatggggggaggggtagagtggaggaggggaggaatggggagggggaggaaagggcttCTGATGTGGGGATATttcaagggaagggggggaggaggggagagctgctgaggtaggggaaggggaggggcgggcaGGGTCGGAAGGAACGTGGGGAGGAACCCCTGTTGATTTTCGGGAATTAATCAATTCCTACgtctcatcattttctttattttcttttttcttttttcttttttcgtctacGTCTCTATacggattttaaaaaattctatctTCGatcacgggattttttttttttcataatcgatTCATtctagggaaaaaatatatatattcataaaaaagtgACACAATTGTTTGGGTTCACTTAAGTGTAAAGTTTTAGCCACGTTGGCAACAGAGGCTCAGCTGGcgtcggggaagggaggggaagagaggggaaggggggggggggagggaaaggaggaggaggacgagaaggaagaggccgagggaggaaaggcaggaggcaggcaggcggctcggaaggggagggaggggggtctaaaagggagggaaagaggggggggagggggagaaagggtgtcCATTGTAAGAGGGGAAGCTGAGGGGGAGTCGCCTGTCAGGGGTGAAGCTCCCCCTTAATATTTATGGGTGTAACCTCTCAACACTCTCTCGCGacccgccgcccgcgccgccgcccAGGACCCCTTGAGTCCtgaccagggggaggggggcaaagggaaggggaggcgtagaggggagggggaccagggatagggagggggtagaggggaaagggacctgggatagggaggagatagaggggaaggggaccaCGGAAGGGGGCAAAGGGATACGaggacaaagggaaagggaaaggggagggcaaagagaagagggggtgggaggggggagcgttttttttttaataaacaactGACTAGAAAAAGGGTGAATGAGCTGGCGTCACCCTAgcgataaaaaggagaaaagaaacaatgaaaaagagTAATTGCAGCTGGCACTGAAATCCCCATTTCCAGAAGGCgagaaaatatctacatatagcATGATCTgcctccctttctacctccctttctataaccctttctatctccctttctatctccctttctatctccctttctacctccctttctatctccctttctatctccctttctatctccctttctatctctctatctatctatccgtttataAACAGTAAGTATTTTGAACGTAAATCGTAACGTTAGATCAATTCCTCATTACTGTCTCtcattattgtgtgtatgtgtgtatttgcgtgaatgtatgcgtgtgtgtgtttgtatgtgtgcatatgtgagtatgaatgtgtgtttgtatcatacATAAACgaatacgtatgtttgtatgtgaaaattcgtgtgtgtgtgtgtgtgtgtgtgtgtgtgtgtgtgtgtgtgtgtgtgtgtgtgtgtgtgtgtgtgtatgtgttttgagtGCTTGTATATGTTCACATACTCTAGACGctaaagaacaacaaaacaaagaaaaaaaaacaagcatttcTTTCGACGCAAGTTTCCAACGAATGACTCACAGATCTTGCATTAAACAGCCTTGCGATGAATTGCAACATCACTCGCCCATTGTTGTTGCGAATTACTTTGTGCAAATTTCGGGGGCAAAGATTTCTTTATATTGCTTTAAACGTTTAGAAGATTTCATTCTTTTGGGTGTGTAGTTGCgtaaaaataacgtaaaatagatgaaagatggtgtaaatattgataatcaaaatgaaGTGAAATTTATCCATCTACAATTTcatgtctgtttatgtatatgtatctgtgtgtacgtgtgtgtgtgtgtgtgtgtctgtctgtgtgtgtgtgtgtgtgtgtgtgtgtgtgtgtgtgtgtgcgtgtgcgtgtgtgtgtgtgtgtgtgtgtgtgtgtgtgtgtgcgtgtgtgtgtgtatgtgtgtgtgtgtgtgtatgtatgtgtatgtgtgtgtgtgtgtgtgtctgtgtgtgtgtgagtgtgtgtgtgtgtggtcctccAGATATATATTTCCTTTGGTTAATAAAGCAAAATTTACACGTCTATCTAATGTGTTCTTACCTAACAGCAAAATTACCCTCTTATGCCCCTTCAATTCGTGCAAAACCAAAGATATAAGTCCAACCTGGTAACACTGCCAATTCTCCAGATTCACACCTCACGTacctgtgaaaagaaaaaaatatatatattaacaatcaaccgcagagaaatgataatgatgataacgggggatagaaataatgataaatctttCAAGTTGCTGAACATTAATAATTTCTTAATAATCTTAAAGTGTCTGAAAATAGGACCACCCACGGAGATGAAGCGATTCCAGTTGTTTTTGAAAGTCAAGtcggggagggggttggggggggggggggagggagggaggggaagagaggagggagaagatagaaagggggagggaggcacacATAGCGAaggggtatgaggaggaggaggaggaagaggaggagaaggaagaggaggaggaagatgaggaggagaaggaagaggaggaggaagaggaggaggagaaggaagaggaggaggaagaggaggaggaggaggaagagtaggaggaggattgAGGATgtgaaagacgaggaagaggatgatgatggtgatggttaaagatgacgatgaagaagaggaggaacaggagaagaatgaggaagagcagAAAATGGAAACAATATGAAGGGAAGTTTAGAatcagaagatgaagaagatggcgaaggaggaggaggagaaagaggaggaggagaaagaggaggagcaggacgactaggaggaggaagagatcgtagaaaagaaggaagatcagagagagaacgacgaggaagttgaaagaggaaaagaaaatgaagaggacgaagaagagacgacagagagaccGTGCAGAAGAAGctacagagagaaggaggaatgggaagaagggaataagagggaTTTAATGCTTTTTATCCCAACGAATTCCAGTTTTCTTGGAGTCCCTGGAACCTCATCCGTCAAAGGGAAAGGGATTCCAGTGGTATTCCGGTCGATCAGAAGTGCTACCCAGAGTCAGGATCGCCCGGCCGTCGGCGAGgtgcgagagacagagagagagagagagaaccttttttcgagaaaaaaaagaaaaaaaatcaagaaggatCGAGCTCTCCTTTTAAGATGTATGATGGCGACTGATGCTCTCtgtggaattctttttttttttcttcttttttttttagacgttTATATTCCCTCTTAAGATGTCGTTTGTACTCTTTATCCTTGTTGCCATCAGCCACTCTCGAGGAGGTCGTAACTTCGTCATTCAACCTCGTCAGCTGTGACATCCTCGTATTTTCAGCTACGGACCTTCCCACATTTGCATCTCgttataagttttttttccaaGAGACGGCAGCCAAAATCAGCCAAGTTTGAGGTCTTTAAACTTATCAAACTGAAAGACATGACTCTGGCAACAACGTCGATAAGACACTAAAATAACAAGGACAAATAAGAACACAAGAATACGGTGGTAAAATCACAACGACAGCTAACAAATACATCAGCAAGAAGCTACAACGAAAACAACAGCGTGGCACCAAAATACCAAGATACCAGCAATAAGAAGACATTAAAGCAACAGCGGCAAAGagaacaccaaaacaaaaaacgaacgaCAACTTAAAACGACAAGTTCAAACGACAACTGAAAACGACAATTTAAAACTACTTAAAACGACAATTTAAAACGACAACTAAAAACGACAACTTCAAACAACAACTTCAAACGACAACCTCAAACGACACCAACACGACACCCAGACAGCAAGACAGCGACACAAAGGCATCGCCAGCATCACCGCTATCGACTTGTAAGTGTGTTAAGTTGGGCCAAGTTCATTATAGCTTGTGAAAGGCGTCGCCCTCAACTTGCCAGCGACAACAGGGGCCGGGAGATTAATCAGAGTGTGAGAAACCCCAgtggaataaagataaaaaaaagaataaagcaggggagtaggagggaaagagagagaggggggggaggaggaggaagtggggagagaggagaggaagagaaaaaaaaagaaggaggaggaggaggaggagggaagataaatggcaagggagagagacagaggtttgAGAATGACCATCGATCCACGAATTGtcaaaaaaacaaagagggagggagggagggagggagggagaggaagaggaggagaaaggaggttgAAGgatggatagggggagagggagggggggtcctgCCAGTTGCTCCTACTGTGcgctccgtcttcttcttcttcctttatttctctattagtcattctctctctctatctatctatctatctatctatttatctatcaatctatctatttatatttctctatatctatctatcaatctccctctctatatctccctccctccctctctttcctactctctctctctctctctctctctctctctctctctctctctctctctctctctctctctctctctctctctctctctctctctctctccgactaaATCTGAGATGAAGCCAAAGACGAAGATCGTACGATGGACAAGAGAAGGATGATGAATCGTGCGAAGAGGACCAAGAACAACAAGGGAAAGCGATGGATTCCGCTGATGAATATAAAACAGAAGGAACACGTATGATGGAAGAGGaactggagggagggagagagagggggagagagagaggaagaaggagggagagggagagggagagtaagagggagagacagagagagacagagagagagagagagagagagagagagagagagagagagagagagagagggggggggggggaaggaggaagagtaacAGGGAGAAGATggtgagtaaaagaaaaaagtaagaggggaaaagaaagtgttgcaagaaagaaaaaaaagagaatgaataaacgaggcaaaaagaaggagatgaaggagaaatgagtgaaaataagttaaataaaataaaaaaaaaataagataaaagacaatgaaaaacgaaaaaaaaattcgaaggcaaactaaagagaatgaaggaagaaagaagagcaaaagaaaggaaaaaaaagataaaataaaataaacaagaagaagaggggggaaaaaaagaaaagaaaaggataactAAAGCATTAGAATAGAAGAAATATgagaaagatgggggaaagagagaacaaaagaaggaaagaagaggacagaaaaaagagagtgcAATTTGagataaaaggaaacagaaaaagagagagtaaaaagagaatgagaggagacagagaagaataatgaaaaaaggaaagagaaatagaagagaaagtaaCAAAACCAGAGAAGAGATAATcaaatgactttttaaaaaacgggaagaaacagagagatgagagagagaaagagagagagagagagagacagagagaaaaaaaaatcagaaaggtaaaacagaaagagagcataaaatgacgtaaaaaaaagtcgagaaacagagagaagagagagaagagagagagagagagagagagagagagagagagagagagagaacgtagagaagagagaataaaagcgagaaggagaggaatgaacGAGGAGATGGAGAAGTGTCGTCATTACTGTCTTGCTGAGTGACGTAAAAGTCTCCACTGACGGATGAGATACGgtgtgtctctccccctcccttcccttcctccctttatcgTTGCTCTTGCTTCTTCTCTacgtgtctctcttcctctcttcgtattTTGCGTTTTGTCTCGTCCTctgttatctctttttctgtctctttttatttatttttttttatctctctcctactttcttctgtctcttttcttcatttcttctgagtctttgtttttcttcttctgtttctctaccgctcccttcccttcctccctttatcgTTGGTCTTGCTTCTTCTCTacgtgtctctcttcctctcttcgtattttgcgttttgtctcttcttctgtctctttctttctattttttatctcttcttctgcctctttttttcttatctctcttactttcttctgtctcttttcttcatttcttctgtgtctttgtttttcttcttctgtttctcttattctccttttggTTCTTTTCGTGTCTTTTTTGGTCTCTTTTGCTCTACTCTTTcgtcctttttattcttcctttcttttgtttcttttcccctcctctcatgtctctcttcctctcttactttgtctctcttcctctcttcttccgcccccatctttttctcttctgtctctctaactttcttcttatgtttctatccttctctcttccgtaTCTCTAActttcttctgtctatctcttctgtttcttcctctcatcttctctctattactttctttctctgtccatttTCTTATCGGCTATTTTCTTGTCACTTTCTTGctcacttttcttcttttgtctttctttcatctttcttcctctccctctcttcctctctttttatatctccttttctctcttgaaATTTTCGTTGATTGCTTTATTCTGTTCATTCTTGTTTcctctttatttcgttttcctttttctttctccctatccgtctttctctttgtttctctctatataattttttttctctctcttgttctattTCTTTGTTCTTATTGTCTCACTTCTTccttgtcgtctctctctctctctctctctctctctctctctctctctctctctctctctctctctctctctctcctctctctctctctctctcctctctctctctctctctctctctctctctctctctctatctctctctcattcgctctttcAAGAAAATATTCACACTCTGAATCACACGCAATTACATGGCTTCATGACTCGGCAAATTCAgccactgatatcattattatatacatttttttttttctttctctttttttctcttttttctttctttctttttttcacccggAAGGTTTAAGT
This genomic interval from Penaeus monodon isolate SGIC_2016 chromosome 37, NSTDA_Pmon_1, whole genome shotgun sequence contains the following:
- the LOC119596226 gene encoding proteoglycan 4-like, giving the protein MNTKISDPRIPGSQNPRIPGSQNPRIPGSQNPRIPESQTPESQTPESQTPESQNPRIPESQNPRPQTPSPRPQDIRTPYSLDPRPQTLCSSDPTTLRPQTPKEPRTPELRRSRSGQLRRDHDNKGRNLDESYDYWILQICCKIGLSHNLAKDGAPVVPQWDSEL